In Camelina sativa cultivar DH55 chromosome 13, Cs, whole genome shotgun sequence, the genomic window TCGAGAGCAAGGTAAGTCTTGGTAAGAATTTGAGcctaaatttttatgaaactttgTAAGAATTtaatagatgatgatgatgatgatgatttctacTAATAACTGAACTGTTTGTGTGTGGTTTATTTTAGGGATTTTACGGGGATCGTGAGCTTAGGCCAAGTTTTCATTTCAAAGGAATAAGTCCAATGAAGTTGGAGCAGAGAGCCCTTCCCAATCAAAACTACCGCCAGTTCTGGCAAGAGATGGTTTATGTTTGTCTCCAAAAACTCAACCAAGACAAGGTCAATCATTATGGTTTATGCTTTGAGGATTCAGTCTCTTTTTTGGTTAGCAATTGTTAGGTTGACAGGATTTACAAGCTTCTTACATGTTGGGTGGATTTTTGGGAATTTTAAAGTGTTCTGCCCCCAAGCTTGgcattaacatttttgttttttttttgtttattgtggTTCTCTAGGATTCGAATGTGGAGTTCATTGAAGTTGTGAGAGGTTATTATCGCCCAGGACCTAGATCAAAGTCATACATTACCTTTATGGCCAGGGAGAAGCCTGATGGACCTCTTGTGGAGTATCAAGCCAAGTGTATGGTTACTTTGGACGGCGAGAGTCATCCCATCCTCTGTAGACCGGCTCCTACGTTAATGCCTTGATaccaaaaacttgttcaatCAATCAAGGTATGGGCTTCTCTTAGCCAACTTGTGGCCTATTGAACGGCGTAGACAGAGGGAATTCTTCTGTTTCGGAATGGACATTCTGCTGAAACTAGACTTAGAGGCTACTATGTTATAGAGAAGTATGTCATTCATAGATGCTTTTTTCCTTGGAAGCTATGCAATATCACATGTTGCTTGTCATGCATATATAGATGTATTacgatatgaagaagaaggaaaaaacaaaacaatatgtCTTGGCCAAGCATTCAGGTCATGCATGATTTCAGAATCatgaattggtttttttttttttttttttttgtgacctACGATAGGATTGGAGGACTCAAAAGGATGGACTTGGCAAAGGGCGCTGTTATAACAAGTCACATTATCTCGTTTCTAATGATCTAGTGGATGCAACATTTTAACTTGTGGTCTTAATAGTTTcgtctgtttttgtttggttatcaTGTGTCGACACTTCGGTagtatttcttttcttttaggtttAGTGGTGCTTCCGTTGCTTTGGTTTCAGTTTGTTAGTCTAAAACTTGTGCTCATTACTGCAATATTTGAGGGAGTAAATCAAAGTAGTTTCTGAAAGAAcgttaaccattttttttttctttgtttcttttaaaaacaaaaggcaTCTCCTTGTTTTACTACTAGTTAAATGATGCTGCTATGTAACATATTAATCAACCGATGAAcattaattttgttctaatcCATCCAAAgatttttgaaagaaagattGTTACTCACACTATGCAACCATTTGacggaaacaaaaacaaacaactatcAATTACTTTCAAATTCTCAAAGTGGCCAAAAGATTTTAAACTTCCCATCGTTTGGTAGTGTAATCCTGAAATAGCCATTGTTGGCAAAACTTGTTCCCCATGAATTTTGGACCACCAAATATTGTAATCCACTTCTTGTCACACCGTCAACTAGGACCAAAAAAGCATGTTCTACCAATATTCCACATGCACTAGCTGGTACATGATAGATGTCctacaataataatttaagGGTGTAAATAGTTGCGCAATTGAAAAGGTTGAaagagttgaaaaaaattattcaaccaactTTCACTCTTTGAATGGAAGAGGTTGAAAAAAGTTATTCAACCcattcaacttaaaaagttgaaaaaataaactaatcctacaacaaaaatgttcaaccattattttggagatgaatgtgttaaataatattcaacccaattttgttcaacttaatattttcaacttcctcaattttaagcaaccatttgcagctaaaatgtcaaatttatatcaattttatttccatgttaaaacaaaatcagtttTTACTTACCCCCATTTCGATACTAAATAGTTCAGGATCCGCCTCAACAACAATTCCCAATGGAAATGTGTTAAACTTATCATAGATAAAATCTTTAGTAGCATCTTTTCTAAACTCAAAGTCGCTTTTAGTTTTCACGCCCTTCACTCCAGGTCCTGATATTTTGTTCTACACAAAAAGTTTATAAGTAATTATAGATAGTATATTAGGAATTAAAAGAACATATGTATAAAACTCACTTACATCTCTATGAAGCCCAACATCTTTGATGTATTTGATCGGTATGTTTAGATTTCTGAATGCATACTTATCGTTTTGGTTTCTTCCTTTGATGTACTCAGCCATATGTCTATCCTTGTTGTAAAAAGCTTGTAAAAGTCACATGATAACGAGTGAACAACAAGTGTCTACAGAGACAATAAAAGCaattataaattaagttaaTTATACTCCCGCGGTTtctaatttatcaaatttttaattttttcacaaATATTAAGAAAACTTATTAAAACTTGACTATAAAATGTCTTgtcttttttgtaaattttgaattttctataaatctaaaccaataatatttagttatttttcttgaaatttacaattcaTCATCATAACCTATTAAAAGTACATTGGTAACTtataaataatatctttttgAAACAATTGTTTGTCTAGAAATAGGATTAATAAGCAACTGAATAAATAGCATTCAAATTAGCCATGCGATTTGGCACGAACTGACTATACAAAACTGACCCGAACCGGCTATTTTGGTTGTGGTTCAAAACTGGTTTGGCAATCATTCAGTTCAATTCAAAGAGATTGAGTTATATGTTTGCTTAGGGGTAGTTTGGGTTATGTATATTTctgtatattttagtttatttttggtataaatttgttttttttaagaaaaaacaagtaaacaagtATACAATCAatttatataacttaaaaattgttcctcttcaattcttcttcttctttgtaattTTACAACAATCTATGCTCAATTGCAGCAAGCACAAATCCAAAGCTTTGACGGAGTGGAAGTTAATGTTTCCCAAATTGAAACAAGGCTAGATTTAAACTCACGGTACACCGCgaatacttttttatatataatagaaatttaacttctatttgtttgttatatttagttaagtggtatttggattgtttattatatttagttaagtagtatttagattgtttattattagtataaataagaaaatacatcataagtaatttataagatattatCTGATTAAGACACAATTGTGCTaatgatttcattattttacagaatttagttaaattaccttGATTTGATATGTCTAATATTTGTATTGTtagaccaaataattaaatgagaacTTAATCCGTATTTTaacatcaaattaataatattttaaatttatactaatgtCAATTCAAACCTGTCAAGTTTTATAACCCCAccatataaccatattatatagttttctaaactatttctaaaaaatgattgtaagattttatttgataaaggAAACTAACAGTAAAGTGGAGATATTATAAGGATAATATTCGATTCAATATATCAATTTATGAATATGAtgttaaatgtaaagattgtataagtacaaacaaaaattgatttttagaaaaatagaaattaatttaGAAGAGATGTTTTAAGAATCtccttcttcgtcgtcgtctcaTTACGTACcgagacgacgacgaagaaggaGATTCGAGCAAGTTGATGGGATCCATGGAAGCGGTGGAGGAAGACAGCGTTGGTGAGAATGAAGAAGGCAGTGACGAGGAAACCAAATTTGCGGAGCCTGAGGCTAAAATTGATATGCTAGAGGCGCTCGAGtgggatgtggacagcttcaaTGGTTTGGAGTATTATTCATCTCCGGATACGGACTATTCATCCGATGAAGAGCAGCCTTATCCCGACATGGAAAAGGCTAATAAACACTATCGCATCTACAAACGGCAGATCATCGAGAGCAAGGTAAAATCACCACACCACTTGGCTTTGATTGTGAATTAAACTAGATTCATGAATATAATAGATGGTGCTTTTTATGCGGTGTGATTGATTAATATGGGTTTTACGCGGATCCAGAGTTTAGCTTATTTTATAACTACAAGAGCATCTTCTCATCGATTAGCATGGAACTTGATGAAGCGCTTGTTGGTAAAAGGGAAGATATGGTGCATGTCTGTCTCCAAAAACATAATCAACATAAGGTTAGTTCTCTTCTGTTTTTCCCAATTCTTATTGTGGGTTTGTTTAATCATTCATTTACCCTTCTTACTAGTTTTAGTTGTGTAGCTAAGTCTGACTCATTTATGATTGTTTATTGTACATGGTCGTAGGATTTGAATGTTGAGTTCGTTGAAGTTGTGAGAGGTAATTTTCACGGAGGACCTAGATCAAAGTCATACATTACATTTATGGCTAGGGAGAAGCCCGACGGACCTCTTGTCGAGTATCAAGCCAAGTCTATGCTTACTTTGGACGGCAAGATGCATCCCATCCTCTGTAGACCATCATCTCCTACGCCAAAGCCTTGAAAACCAATACTATAAGGTGAattacaaagttaaaaaaaaaaaaaaaaaggttagattATTACTTTCCCACAGATTTTCTTTCCCTTCTCCACAAACACTTAATTCACCACAAAAATCTAAACAATAccttttgtctgttttttttaagaacaaagTAGAAGACCTCATGCATACTACAAAAAAACTTGCTTAATagacatataaaaaaaaatattgagaaaattataaaattgttcGTTTAGTGAcaataatatgttttgttttattttcttatcaaattttaacattatttatttttatttttttatggcaacaaattttaaaattattatagagGAAGAAATAGTGTTTTccaatatatagattaaaatattgcaatctctattttagaggtaaaaatagagtTGAATTGGTgtacatttttttaactttaaaatagagttctaaaagtaaaaaacaactCTATATTAGAATAAAATCTACtctaacttatttttattttcagctCTAAAATAGATATTCCTATTTTTTTCACTATAAAAAAGACTCTATTTCttcatttgcatttttttataaataaaagaataaactaTTTGGAATATGCTTTTAGAGGAACAAATAgagaaatacattaaaataaaaacaacctCTACTAGAAAATTCCTCTATTTCACACTagattaaaacagaaaaatatatctactatttttttttttggcaacagaTAAATAcatctattcttttttttttcagcaaaaatgACTTATATTGATGAATTTATGAAATCGTTATACAAATGACTTGATAGCTAGCCAAGTTGGTGGTGAAAAATGTTCTGAGTAAAAACTTTTGGAAGTACAACCCAATTTTGCTAAAACATGAGCAAT contains:
- the LOC104737410 gene encoding uncharacterized protein LOC104737410, with the translated sequence MGSMEAVEEDSVGENEEGSDEETKFAEPEAKIDMLEALEWDVDSFNGLEYYSSPDTDYSSDEEQPYPDMEKANKHYRIYKRQIIESKSLAYFITTRASSHRLAWNLMKRLLVKGKIWCMSVSKNIINIRI